One part of the Musa acuminata AAA Group cultivar baxijiao chromosome BXJ1-5, Cavendish_Baxijiao_AAA, whole genome shotgun sequence genome encodes these proteins:
- the LOC135675100 gene encoding putative expansin-A30: protein MASLLWPCSLVFFLVSTATVSSALSLPIPSLRFQPGPWRYAHATFYGDESASETMGGACGYGNLFSSGYGIATAALSSTLFNDGFACGTCYQIRCRGSPHCYGSFPIITVTGTNLCPPNWAQPSDNGGWCNPPRRHFDLSKPAFMQIAYWRAGIVPVMYRRVPCVRKGGIRFLLQGNEYWLLAFVMNVGGEGDVGSMWVKGSNTDWMRMSRNWGASFQAFSRLGGQSLSFKITSYTTRKTIIATDVAPSTWYLGMTYEADVNFA, encoded by the exons ATGGCTTCCCTACTGTGGCCGTGCAGCCTTGTCTTCTTCCTCGTTTCTACTGCGACGGTGTCGTCGGCCCTTTCCTTGCCGATACCAAGTCTCAGGTTTCAGCCGGGTCCATGGAGATACGCCCACGCTACATTCTACGGCGACGAGTCGGCGTCGGAGACCATGG GTGGAGCTTGCGGGTACGGGAACCTCTTCAGCTCCGGGTACGGGATCGCGACGGCGGCGCTTAGCTCGACGCTGTTCAATGACGGATTCGCCTGCGGGACGTGCTACCAGATTCGGTGCAGAGGGTCGCCGCATTGCTACGGGAGCTTCCCAATCATCACGGTGACCGGCACCAACCTCTGCCCGCCTAACTGGGCCCAGCCCTCCGACAACGGCGGGTGGTGCAACCCCCCCAGGAGACACTTCGACCTGTCGAAGCCGGCGTTCATGCAGATCGCATATTGGAGGGCCGGCATCGTCCCCGTCATGTACCGCAG GGTGCCCTGCGTAAGGAAGGGAGGGATCCGGTTCTTGCTCCAGGGTAACGAGTACTGGCTGCTGGCCTTCGTGATGAACGTGGGAGGGGAAGGAGACGTGGGAAGCATGTGGGTGAAGGGGAGCAACACGGATTGGATGAGGATGAGCCGCAACTGGGGAGCTTCCTTCCAGGCCTTCTCAAGGCTCGGGGGGCAGTCGCTCTCCTTCAAGATCACCTCCTACACTACCAGGAAGACCATCATCGCCACCGACGTCGCTCCCTCCACCTGGTACTTAGGAATGACGTACGAGGCCGACGTTAACTTCGCGTGA